AAGCTGTGGCAGATGGCATTTTGCTTTGGTAAACCATCGCCTATGACTTCAATTTCCTTCTTGTTTTGGAACTAGTTTTAGGTGCTATGTCAGGTCAGTgcattaacatatttttctcaCACTTGCTGTTGCAGTAAACTCATCAACCTCTCTGTTCCTGACACCATTGATGAGAGAACCATCAATAAAAAGAAACTCACTCCTTTCACCATACAGGTCTGTTAACTACTTATTCCagtctttattttactttgtgtagTTGTCAGCGCCCTCCTGACTATGCATCCTCAATTTTATTCACCCCACAGGAAAATCTGAACTTGGCTCTGAATTCAGCTTCAGCCATCGGTTGTCAAGTCGTTAATATCGGAGCTCAGGATCTGAAGGAGGGAAAACCTCACCTGGTGCTCGGACTCCTCTGGCAGATTATTAAGATAGGACTCTTTGCTGATATAGAACTGAGCCGAAATGAAGGTATGACACTACAAACAATGGATGCAGAACTATGCAAACAAACTTCacatgacaaaatgacacacagatCAAATTTTAGCTGCACAAATAAGATGGAACCTTAAATCAACACATGCGTTCTCTTGTCTCTGTGTACAGCCATAGCAGCGTTGCTCGAGGAAGGCGAGAGTCTGGAAGAGTTGATGAAACTCAGTCctgaagagctgctgctgcgCTGGGCCAACTTCCATTTAAAGAAAGTGGGCATGAGCTTATCAAACTTCTCAGGAGATATTAAGGTAAGAAAATGCCACTATGATACCTAAACCTTCTTAGAAACTACTATTTCTCTGCTAAATTCCTCCCTTCTTCTTGCAGgtgtcattttaattcattGATTTTATCTTGATAATTATCGGTTGTTTTAAGGAACCTTACATCGTCTTCAGACATGTaaggttgtgttgttttgtacatatattttttgtacAGATTATGGCAAGTTCATCCATGAACTGGGCTGCAGTGATTTTCCCTTTGATGTGTTCTTGAGACCCATATTTTTGCGTTATGCTGTTTGTCTGTACTCATTGCTACTGCCCATGTTGGCCAACATACTcttgaaaaaagacattttcttttttttttttttaaaataaaacagttgagTTGACTGTTCTTGTGcttcttttcctgttttctgcagGACTCCAAAGCGTACTACCACCTGCTTCAGCAGATCGCTCCAGACGGCAGCAAGGAGGACGTTCCTCGGGTTGACATTGATATGTCTGGTGTATATGTGAGTTAACAGCAACAACATGCAGCGTTTTGTCTTAAGGCAACAAAACTGAGTGCATTTGTTTATAGTTTCATGTTATGTTAGGTTTTTGTGATGTGTCgcggtgcattgtcctgctgcgggtggcaactggcatcaaagaCTGCTGTTGTCGTGAGCGGGTGGAGGGTTCCTTCAATGTTTAGGTggatggtacatgtcaaacaaccacatgaatgtcaggactcaaggtttcccagcagaacattgcatcaTAACAAGATTCATCTATTATTGATACATTGCTTATTCCTCATTAGGTTCGCGGGGgcctggagtctgtcccagctgacttaggggacaccctgggcaggtcaccagtctatcacagggctacatatagagacaaacaatcacactcacatttacaatTATGGACAacttagagttaccagttaacctgagcTTGTTTTTGGACTGAGAGGGGAAGCccgagaacctggagaaaatccacgcattcacagggagaacatgtaaactccatacagaaagatcctgggaaggcagGGACTATATATACTaacgtttaaaagtttggggtcacttagaaatgtccttgtttttgaaagaaaagcagcttttttttcaatgaagataacattaaatgaatcataaatatagtctagacattgttaatgtggtaaatgactgttctagctggaaatggctgatttttaatggaatatctccataggggtacagaggaacatttccagcaaccatcacttctgtgttctaatgctacattgtgttagctaatggtgttgaaaggctcattgatgattagaaaacccttgtacagttatgttagcacatgaatgaaagtgtgagttttcatggaaaacatgaaattgtctgggtgaccccaaacttttgaacagtagtgtatgtctgAAAGAACACATCTAAATGCTACcaaaaatctgatatttaatcaaaacagtGTTTTGTAATGTTCCTTCTTGTTGTTCTACCAAATAACAGATCTGGTTTTCGGACAGCTTTACATCACTTAGTCAGggttttttcagtaaaatatttgacagcgctacattttaaatctgtgtgtgtcaCCAGGAGAAGGATCTCATGAAGAGAGCCGATTGTATGCTGGTACAGGCCGACCGCCTGGACTGCCGACAGTTTGTAACGGCTACTGATGTCGTGAGTGGAAACGCAAAGCTCAACATGGCCTTTGTTGCAACACTTTTCAACAAGCACCCGGCTCTCACCAAACCAGAGGACCAAGACTGGAATGTTGCAAGTAAGCACGGATGAATAATCTCTTTTCCTTACAAACACATTCATCCACATCCAGACATGTTGGAAGGAGCTTTCCTCTCAAGTAACTCATTGACTTTGTCTCAAGGTGAGACCAGGGAGGAGAGAACCTTCAGGAACTGGATGAACTCTCTTGGAGTCAATCCACATGTTCACCACATTTACGGGTCAGTTCTCTCTGTTGGAAATGACTTTCTCCAGTTCtcctttaaatgtttattgCCGCACTGATCTACAATTCAGCATTGAAATACATTCATGCTCGTGTCccatctgtgtgtctgcagtgatCTGATGGATGCCATGGTGATTCTGCAGCTTTATGAAAAGATTAAGGTGCCAGTGGACTGGGACAGCAGAGTCAACCTTCCTCCATTCAAGGGAGGAGGAGGCCATTTAAAAAAGGTATATATGGAAGCTATTTGTCCAAATATGAACCATTTACAGAAcagctttgtaaaaaaaacaaaacaaaacacaaaactaattgAATTATCATGTTTTATACATAAATACTATATTTTTCATGACATTTCTCATATATAAGATACATTTATGTAGCATATATATGCCTTGTCATGACTTTCCATGTGCATACAACAAGGGGAGCTCCGGTTACTAgagttctgtgtgtttgtgcctgaCAGATTGAAAACTGTAACTACGCTGTGGAACTGGGTAAGAACAAAGCAGGTTTTTCCTTGGTGGGAATTGGCGGACAGGACCTGTACGATGGAAATGAAACTCTGACCCTGGCCCTGGTGTGGCAGCTGATGAGGAGGTGATTTACTCCTAATACATAAACTTCAGTTGCGTAcccatgttgtcattttgagccATCAACTtaacaataaacataaaaacaccacTGAAAATCTAAGTCAACATCCAGTGGCCTCCACATGGGGGATGTGGGTGTTGCTGTGTATTTCAGAA
This Amphiprion ocellaris isolate individual 3 ecotype Okinawa chromosome 13, ASM2253959v1, whole genome shotgun sequence DNA region includes the following protein-coding sequences:
- the LOC111580984 gene encoding plastin-3-like isoform X3, whose translation is MRGGGGGGIPACTDWQQQHSLTVHTQLLIKFAEQIICNLQLSQLKHNRLYLTCLTGVRMSTQVSAEEMEEITEAFQKVDVDGNGYICASELGTLFHEVRCPMAGYQIRELLQKLDRNNDSHISLDEFTAIFKDLKDDKLAQGFKTALNKKEGIVAIGGTSEISSEGTQHSISEQERFAFANYINSSLEKDPDCQHVLPINPNTEALFKAVADGILLCKLINLSVPDTIDERTINKKKLTPFTIQENLNLALNSASAIGCQVVNIGAQDLKEGKPHLVLGLLWQIIKIGLFADIELSRNEAIAALLEEGESLEELMKLSPEELLLRWANFHLKKVGMSLSNFSGDIKDSKAYYHLLQQIAPDGSKEDVPRVDIDMSGVYEKDLMKRADCMLVQADRLDCRQFVTATDVVSGNAKLNMAFVATLFNKHPALTKPEDQDWNVASETREERTFRNWMNSLGVNPHVHHIYGDLMDAMVILQLYEKIKVPVDWDSRVNLPPFKGGGGHLKKIENCNYAVELGKNKAGFSLVGIGGQDLYDGNETLTLALVWQLMRRYTLNILENLGDGEVAGDDLIIAWVNKTLAEAGKSSSIKSFKDKTISTSLPVLDLIDSLQPQSVNFELVKTGSLSDEDKLDNAKYAVSMARKIGAKVYALPEDLVEVNQKMVMTIFACLMGRGMKRA